The Phoenix dactylifera cultivar Barhee BC4 chromosome 15, palm_55x_up_171113_PBpolish2nd_filt_p, whole genome shotgun sequence genome contains a region encoding:
- the LOC120113306 gene encoding NEDD8-conjugating enzyme Ubc12-like gives MINLFKIKGQKREDAANANGRAPVKKQSAGELRLHKDISELNLPKTTTISFPNGKDDLMNFEISIQPDEGYYQGGTFIFTFQVSPSYPHEPPKVKCKTKVYHPNIDLEGNVCLNILREDWKPVLSINTVIYGLNLLFMQPNDEDPLNHDAAVVLRDNPKLFESNVRRAMAGGYVGQIYFPRCI, from the exons atgaTTAATCTTTTTAAGATAAAGGGCCAGAAGAGAGAAGATGCTGCAAATGCCAATGGAAGGGCTCCTGTCAAGAAACAAAGTGCTGGGGAATTACGTCTTCATAAAG ATATTAGTGAGCTTAACCTACCTAAAACCACTACTATTTCATTTCCCAACGGAAAGGATGATCTGATGAACTTCGAAATCAGCATTCAACCTGATGAAGGATATTATCA AGGTGGTACATTCATTTTCACCTTTCAAGTTTCTCCTTCGTATCCTCATGAACCACCGAAGGTGAAGTGCAAGACGAAG GTCTACCATCCAAATATTGACTTGGAGGGAAATGTGTGCCTAAACATTCTGCGTGAAGACTGGAAACCTGTCCTCAGCATAAACACTGTTATTTATGGCTTGAATCTTCTTTTCATG CAACCCAATGATGAGGACCCCTTGAATCATGACGCAGCGGTTGTTTTACGTGACAATCCTAAGTTGTTTGAGAGCAATGTGAGAAGGGCAATGGCTGGAGGTTATGTGGGTCAGATCTACTTCCCCAGGTGCATATAA
- the LOC120113305 gene encoding protein FAR1-RELATED SEQUENCE 4-like, whose translation MTKLPFSITVRNCSIVLTYGPYQYFRGGRRASSNAVPYVPSPVGPVPRILSAIGRECDVGPFLHGRCYRPCSLSAGKPRPGRAPTLICSAAPFQGPCPLSRFLKRLPKGYSMESTNDGSSQKQANVEDIELAAEIGLVDDDDDSDDDDDHDDDDDDEEEEEEEEAASLIRGSAAIELADPSTDLEVSSLAGNPDEVGGTRSEPSIGMVFQSAVAAYRLYNEYAKHMGFGVRKKLCRRSKTNNEMIAAWYVCTKEGKSAANEKAECSQSARRTGCRAALKVKRMANKEWKVVHFAKEHNHELDLENVCLFRSHMKNRISNRSRINMAGVGHKYAMAAPGKQSGGQDGECQNHMDRGQRRFFAPADAHAIHMLFIHMHSKNPAFFYAVEFDGEQHLKNVLWADAKAKVAYTHFGDVVTFDTTYLTDGYKVPFAPFVGVNHHGQSILLGCALVADQSTASFVWLFKRWLDAMSGRPPKAIISDYNKDIAAAISQVFPETRHRYCLWQILKRVPEKLGDVCEARENFLKKLNKCIYDSTTADEFERRWWKLIHRFGLVNEEWLQSLYKDRQQWVPLYLKDTFFAGMSISQRNESVSTIFHKFITRETGLKELLDKYEVALESKFEDEAQEDFWSFHSKTKERAHPSPFELQLADVYTRNMFEKFQIEVLGISSVFASKSEENGDIATYVVKAYEVQEKRKTRRLLEKEYKVVWNTMERKVCCACRLFEFKGYLCRHALAVFLALGVLEVPSFYILKRWTKDAKSRHVLDEGYTVHGDCSESVAQRFNDICVRSFKFAEEASVTKRSYDVALLSLREAFRRVTHANNSVRKSCQRNYPHNGA comes from the exons ATGACCAAACTGCCCTTTTCGATCACCGTCCGCAACTGTTCCATCGTTCTCACCTACGGCCCTTACCAATATTTTCGAGGAGGGCGACGCGCTTCCAGCAACGCCGTTCCATACGTTCCATCCCCTGTGGGGCCCGTACCCCGAATTTTAAGCGCCATTGGTCGAGAGTGCGATGTGGGACCGTTTTTGCACGGGCGTTGCTATCGGCCGTGCTCTCTTTCGGCTGGCAAACCCCGGCCGGGCCGCGCTCCGACGCTGATCTGCAGCGCCGCCCCTTTTCAGGGCCCTTGCCCTCTCTCCCGTTTCCTGAAACGCCTCCCAAAAG GGTATAGCATGGAAAGCACCAATGATGGGAGCTCTcaaaagcaagcaaatgttgaAGACATTGAGTTGGCTGCTGAAATTGGCTTGgttgacgacgacgacgacagtgatgatgatgatgatcatgatgatgatgatgatgatgaggaggaggaggaggaggaggaggcggcttCTTTAATAAGGGGTTCAGCTGCCATTGAACTAGCTGACCCTAGCACTGACTTGGAAGTGAGTTCTCTGGCAGGGAACCCTGACGAGGTTGGAGGCACAAGGTCAGAGCCTTCCATTGGTATGGTGTTCCAATCAGCAGTGGCAGCATATCGACTTTACAACGAGTATGCTAAGCATATGGGTTTTGGGGTGAGGAAGAAATTGTGCCGCCGTTCTAAGACAAATAATGAGATGATTGCAGCATGGTATGTCTGTACAAAAGAAGGCAAAAGTGCAGCTAATGAGAAAGCAGAGTGCTCGCAGAGTGCAAGGAGGACCGGTTGTCGTGCAGCGCTGAAAGTGAAGAGAATGGCTAATAAGGAATGGAAGGTAGTTCATTTTGCCAAGGAACATAACCATGAGCTTGATCTGGAGAATGTGTGTTTGTTTCGATCTCATATGAAGAATCGTATATCCAACAGGAGTAGGATCAACATGGCAGGTGTTGGACACAAATACGCGATGGCCGCCCCTGGCAAACAATCTGGTGGTCAAGATGGAGAATGCCAAAACCATATGGATAGAGGGCAGAGAAGGTTCTTTGCACCAGCAGATGCACATGCTATTCACATGCTGTTCattcatatgcattcaaaaaacCCTGCTTTTTTCTATGCAGTGGAATTCGATGGGGAGCAACACTTGAAAAATGTATTATGGGCTGATGCCAAGGCTAAGGTGGCATACACTCATTTTGGCGATGTAGTAACCTTTGATACCACTTATTTGACTGATGGGTATAAGGTGCCATTTGCTCCTTTTGTAGGAGTTAACCATCATGGGCAGTCTATTTTGCTTGGATGTGCATTGGTTGCAGATCAGAGTACAGCATCATTCGTGTGGTTGTTTAAAAGATGGCTTGATGCGATGTCAGGCAGGCCTCCAAAGGCAATAATTTCTGACTATAACAAAGATATAGCTGCAGCAATTTCACAGGTATTCCCTGAGACTCGTCACCGTTATTGCCTGTGGCAAATCCTTAAAAGGGTCCCTGAGAAACTAGGTGATGTTTGTGAAGCTCGTGAGAACTTTTTGAAAAAActcaataaatgcatttatgACTCTACAACGGCTGATGAGTTTGAGAGGAGGTGGTGGAAATTAATTCATCGTTTCGGTCTTGTAAATGAGGAGTGGCTGCAAAGTTTATACAAGGATCGGCAACAATGGGTCCCATTGTATCTAAAGGACACCTTTTTTGCGGGGATGTCTATCTCACAACGAAATGAAAGTGTAAGCACCATATTTCATAAGTTCATCACCCGTGAAACTGGTTTAAAGGAGCTTTTAGATAAGTATGAGGTAGCTTTAGAAAGTAAATTTGAAGATGAAGCCCAAGAAGATTTCTGGTCATTTCACTCCAAGACCAAGGAGAGAGCACATCCGTCACCATTTGAGTTGCAATTGGCAGATGTCTACACGAGAAACATGTTTGAAAAATTTCAGATAGAGGTTCTAGGAATCTCTTCTGTTTTTGCATCAAAAAGTGAAGAAAATGGAGACATAGCTACATATGTGGTAAAGGCCTATGAAGtgcaagaaaagaggaaaaccAGAAGGCTGTTAGAGAAGGAGTACAAAGTTGTGTGGAATACCATGGAGAGAAAAGTATGTTGTGCGTGCCGCTTGTTTGAATTTAAAGGTTATCTTTGTcgacatgcattggctgttttCCTAGCATTAGGTGTTCTGGAAGTTCCATCTTTCTATATACTGAAACGGTGGACAAAGGATGCAAAGAGCAGACATGTTTTGGATGAAGGCTACACTGTGCATGGTGACTGCTCAGAATCTGTTGCACAACGTTTTAATGATATATGTGTACGGTCTTTTAAATTTGCAGAGGAAGCATCAGTAACAAAGAGGAGTTATGATGTTGCATTACTTTCCCTTCGAGAAGCTTTTAGAAGAGTCACACATGCAAACAACAGTGTCAGAAAAAGTTGTCAACGCAATTATCCACATAATGGAG CCTAG
- the LOC103711587 gene encoding uncharacterized protein LOC103711587, translating into MARRKGKEPMDGSPGPAGEQASGPSTAEGKDRTTTRTWAEVVAQGKGTNLGRKGERPAGRSRPAPWVTHRPTETEVARLCYHFSSVFELSVEPIEAARREWEGLALVGRSLGRWVPVEWVAKDVAARLKKPGEVVAVSLADDHFALRFRSPEVRDRALSEGPWVVAGQLLALEPWTPDFLPRENPVKTVVVWLRLPGLPPEYWSTATILEIAGKAGRPLAVDGVTEGRRAMGFARVKVSIDASEPLLPGIRILGKTKALWQPFVFESIPDLCVRCGRIGHLEPGCRFGAPAPAEGCPPGEEIRGPIYGPWLVTTRSRQMRETGPP; encoded by the coding sequence ATGGCCAGGCGGAAGGGGAAGGAGCCGATGGATGGGTCGCCGGGTCCGGCAGGGGAGCAGGCATCGGGGCCGTCGACTGCAGAAGGTAAGGACCGGACGACGACAAGGACGTGGGCGGAGGTTGTAGCGCAAGGCAAAGGTACGAATCTGGGGCGGAAAGGGGAGAGACCCGCTGGCCGGTCGCGGCCGGCTCCATGGGTTACTCACCGGCCGACGGAGACGGAGGTGGCTCGCTTGTGCTACCACTTTTCGTCGGTTTTTGAGCTCTCGGTGGAGCCCATTGAGGCTGCCCGTCGGGAGTGGGAAGGGTTGGCGCTTGTCGGCCGGAGCCTCGGCCGGTGGGTGCCGGTCGAGTGGGTGGCCAAGGATGTGGCCGCCCGACTGAAGAAACCAGGGGAGGTGGTGGCGGTGTCTTTAGCCGATGACCACTTTGCGCTGCGTTTCCGGTCGCCGGAGGTCCGGGACCGCGCCCTGTCGGAAGGGCCctgggtggtggcggggcagctcTTAGCCCTGGAGCCGTGGACGCCGGATTTTCTACCTAGGGAAAATCCGGTGAAGACGGTGGTGGTCTGGCTTCGGCTGCCTGGGCTCCCTCCAGAGTATTGGTCGACGGCGACCATTCTGGAGATCGCGGGCAAGGCAGGGCGACCACTGGCGGTGGATGGTGTCACAGAGGGGCGCCGAGCTATGGGATTTGCGAGGGTCAAGGTGTCGATCGACGCTTCTGAGCCCCTCCTCCCTGGCATCCGGATACTCGGGAAGACGAAGGCCCTCTGGCAGCCGTTCGTCTTCGAGAGTATTCCGGACTTATGCGTACGGTGTGGTCGGATCGGACACCTTGAGCCAGGGTGCCGTTTTGGGGCTCCGGCGCCGGCGGAAGGGTGCCCTCCGGGGGAGGAGATCCGCGGGCCGATCTACGGCCCGTGGTTGGTAACGACTCGTTCTCGGCAGATGCGGGAGACAGGTCCGCCGTAG
- the LOC103711575 gene encoding LRR receptor-like serine/threonine-protein kinase GSO2 has protein sequence MENIQNNSMRLALSVLSTLLVTACGDASTNSEALLQIKSEFIDLEGVLSNWSLGGGDICSWNGVACLASRSHVLGLNLSGHGLSGSISSKMGSLVSLQTLDLSSNSLTGAIPPELGLLKNLRELFLYSNSLSGPIPPELGLLKKLKILRIGNNGLSGEIPPHLGSCTELEILGLASCQLNGTIPKEMGNLKHLKSLNLQNNRLGGLIPPELGGCGELQVLSAAANRLEGGIPSTVGGLNALQILNLMNNQLSGSIPIELGNLSSLTYLNLLGNRLSGAIPPELNQLRQLQILDLSDNDLSGAIDLSTRHLNSLEYLVLSKNSLHGGIDENLCPESASLRNLFLAENNLTGTMEGLLNCASLRSLDLSNNSLSGSIPSDIDRLANLVDLVLHNNSLVGVLPPQVGNMSDLEMLSVFHNGLTGEIPAEIGRLQRLTLLYLYENQMAGTIPRELTNCSRLEEIDFFGNHFTGPIPETMGRLENLVVLQLRQNELSGPIPPSLGYCRRLQALALADNQLSGALPRTLGFLAELRLVTLYNNSLEGPLPESVFRLKNLAIINFSHNRFAGSISPLLGSRALAKMDLTNNSFSGAIPPVLGEARNLTRLRLGRNLLSGTVPAEVGRLEGLGFLDLSSNNLTGGIPLELSECRQLTHLLLGGNRLTGTIPRWFGSLRSLGELDLSSNDFRGDVPAELGNCSGLLKISLHDNRLSGIIPPEMGRLTSLNVLALQRNHLSGPIPSAIQHCDKLYELRLSDNFLSGWIPPELGQLTELQVVLDLSRNHLSGGIPPSLGHLIKLERLDVSFNRLQGPIPPSLERLTSLHQLNLSNNLLQGPIPAALSNFPSSSFLGGNQLCGAPLASCTPLSGSDAKRLSNAQVAGITAAIAFVSAAVCLVLLYIIIRMWSDWREVSVSNSDGEEQEANQENKWRGDGSQKVGRRYWRVHSMCVAAASPDDKRSSTSEACILRQIMQVDKLVGASQVL, from the coding sequence ATGGAAAACATTCAGAACAACTCCATGAGGCTCGCTTTATCAGTATTGAGCACTTTGCTTGTAACTGCATGTGGAGATGCATCCACGAATTCCGAGGCACTTCTTCAAATAAAGTCCGAATTCATCGACCTGGAAGGAGTTCTTTCTAATTGGTCCTTGGGGGGTGGCGATATCTGTAGCTGGAATGGCGTCGCATGTTTGGCAAGCCGGAGCCATGTCCTGGGTCTGAACTTGTCGGGCCATGGGCTGTCTGGTTCGATATCATCGAAGATGGGAAGCCTAGTTTCCCTGCAAACTCTCGATCTATCTTCGAATTCCCTCACCGGAGCGATCCCTCCCGAGCTCGGTTTGCTCAAGAACCTCAGGGAACTGTTTCTGTACTCCAATTCTCTCTCCGGCCCGATCCCTccggagctcggccttctgaagaAGCTCAAAATTCTCAGAATAGGAAACAACGGGCTATCGGGAGAGATTCCACCTCACCTTGGTAGCTGCACCGAACTAGAGATTCTGGGTCTTGCTTCTTGCCAGTTGAATGGGACGATCCCGAAGGAGATGGGAaatttgaagcatttgaaatcgCTCAACTTGCAGAATAACAGGCTCGGCGGTCTGATCCCGCCAGAACTCGGTGGTTGCGGCGAACTTCAGGTCCTGTCAGCGGCCGCCAACAGGCTGGAAGGAGGGATTCCTTCTACCGTTGGAGGACTGAATGCACTGCAAATTCTCAATCTGATGAATAACCAGCTGTCCGGATCCATCCCCATCGAGCTTGGAAACCTTTCGAGCCTGACATACCTGAATTTGCTCGGCAACAGACTGAGCGGCGCCATTCCTCCTGAATTGAATCAACTGAGACAGCTGCAAATTTTGGACTTGTCGGATAATGATCTATCTGGAGCCATCGACCTCTCCACCAGGCATCTCAACAGTCTGGAGTATTTAGTCCTCTCTAAAAATTCCCTCCATGGCGGAATCGACGAGAACCTCTGTCCCGAGAGCGCAAGCCTGCGGAATCTCTTCCTCGCCGAAAACAACCTCACAGGCACGATGGAAGGACTCCTCAACTGCGCTTCGCTCCGATCGCTGGATCTCTCGAACAACAGCCTGAGTGGAAGTATACCATCGGATATAGACCGCCTCGCAAACCTGGTCGACCTCGTTCTCCACAACAACAGCTTGGTAGGAGTGCTGCCGCCCCAGGTAGGAAACATGAGCGACTTAGAAATGCTCTCGGTCTTCCACAATGGGCTCACAGGTGAGATTCCAGCTGAAATTGGGAGGCTGCAGAGGCTGACGCTCCTTTATTTATACGAGAACCAGATGGCAGGGACCATCCCGAGAGAGCTGACAAACTGTTCGCGCTTAGAAGAGATCGATTTCTTCGGGAACCACTTCACCGGGCCGATCCCTGAGACCATGGGAAGGCTCGAGAACTTGGTCGTGCTCCAGTTGAGGCAGAATGAGCTGTCGGGCCCCATTCCTCCAAGCTTGGGCTACTGCAGGAGGCTTCAGGCGCTGGCATTGGCCGATAACCAGCTTTCTGGGGCTCTGCCTCGCACCTTGGGATTCCTCGCCGAGCTCCGCCTCGTCACGCTGTACAACAACTCGCTAGAAGGACCTCTCCCGGAGTCGGTCTTCCGGCTGAAAAATCTCGCCATCATCAACTTCTCCCACAACAGGTTCGCCGGAAGCATCTCCCCCCTCCTGGGCTCGAGAGCCCTCGCCAAAATGGACCTGACCAACAATAGCTTCTCCGGCGCAATTCCTCCGGTGCTCGGTGAAGCAAGGAACCTGACCCGTCTCCGACTGGGCCGCAACCTCTTGAGCGGCACGGTCCCGGCTGAGGTAGGCCGGCTGGAGGGGCTCGGCTTCCTCGATCTGTCATCCAACAATCTCACAGGTGGAATCCCGCTCGAGCTCTCGGAATGCAGGCAGCTGACCCACCTCCTCCTCGGCGGGAACAGGTTGACGGGCACGATTCCTCGTTGGTTCGGAAGCTTGCGCTCTCTTGGAGAGCTCGACCTTTCGTCCAACGACTTCCGTGGCGACGTACCAGCGGAGCTCGGGAACTGCTCGGGCCTCCTTAAGATCTCTCTCCATGACAACAGGCTCTCGGGCATCATCCCGCCGGAGATGGGACGTCTCACTTCTCTGAACGTTCTTGCTCTGCAGAGGAACCATCTCTCGGGTCCGATACCTTCCGCGATTCAGCATTGCGACAAGCTCTACGAGTTGCGGCTCTCCGACAACTTCCTGTCGGGCTGGATACCGCCGGAGCTGGGACAGCTGACCGAGCTGCAAGTGGTACTAGATTTAAGTCGAAACCATTTATCTGGAGGAATCCCTCCTTCGCTCGGCCATCTGATCAAACTGGAGAGACTCGACGTCTCTTTCAATCGGCTCCAGGGACCGATACCTCCCTCCCTCGAGCGACTCACCAGTCTCCACCAACTGAACCTATCGAATAATCTTCTCCAGGGTCCGATCCCCGCCGCGCTGTCAAACTTTCCATCCAGCTCCTTTCTGGGGGGCAATCAGCTCTGCGGCGCGCCACTGGCTTCATGCACCCCTCTCTCGGGCTCCGACGcgaagcgcttgtcgaatgCCCAAGTGGCAGGCATCACGGCAGCGATAGCCTTTGTTTCAGCTGCGGTCTGTTTGGTGCTGCTGTATATAATCATCAGGATGTGGAGCGATTGGAGGGAAGTCTCCGTTTCGAACTCGGACGGCGAGGAGCAGGAGGCAAATCAGGAGAACAAATGGAGGGGAGATGGCAGCCAAAAGGTCGGAAGAAGGTATTGGAGGGTCCACTCCATGTGCGTGGCTGCTGCTTCCCCAGACGACAAACGGAGCTCCACATCCGAGGCATGCATCCTTCGCCAGATCATGCAAGTGGACAAACTCGTGGGTGCGAGCCAAGTTCTTTAG
- the LOC103711574 gene encoding pentatricopeptide repeat-containing protein At1g66345, mitochondrial-like, translated as MNAAIIRSRSIGHFMEPLAKALRFHCPLLPYPKLIRTQPEEPVASDWSSPISNLLSRGGSWDSLSSSFGSTELTQSLVEKVLLDLKEPMDAKKALTFFHWACQFRKFQHGLKSYCLIVHILVRAGLLIHARALLESAIRKNSEAGNPNSLVVELLLITQEAVLPGPRVFDLLVQTYSKMRMVELAFDACRCLGDHGFNPSIISFNTLLHVAQKSDQNALAWMVFEYMIERRLYPNQTTVETMINAMCKEGALRKMMTVLDRIHGKRCAPGVIVNATLVFRMFEEGRAEEGMLLLKRMLQNNMVFDDVAYSLIIFSYCQMGKLDSAYESRNEMVGRGCNLNAFVYTSFISAHCKEGCIEEAARLMQEMQSMGLKPYEETYSYLIVGCTRIGRLEESLNYYERMLKDGFLPACDACNEMLGKLCEAGNVEKANEILTVLLDKGFIPNEETYLKLIDGYGENRNAQDILKIYYEMGHRGINPGLVVYASLVRNLCRCGMLKEAEKLLVAMGTKSLDPASCIYDALITGYCEKSNTKRGLYFYDEMIGKKLQPCPSSFILLVKRMLEDRSVRCKIEASEILKS; from the coding sequence ATGAATGCTGCCATTATTAGATCTCGAAGCATCGGCCACTTCATGGAACCTCTCGCCAAAGCCCTCCGTTTCCATTGCCCCCTTCTTCCATATCCGAAACTAATCCGCACCCAACCCGAGGAACCGGTGGCTTCGGATTGGTCATCCCCAATCTCCAACCTTTTGAGCAGAGGAGGAAGCTGGGACAGCCTAAGTTCCAGCTTCGGATCCACCGAACTAACTCAATCCCTTGTAGAGAAAGTGCTTCTCGATCTCAAGGAACCCATGGATGCCAAAAAGGCGCTAACTTTCTTCCACTGGGCCTGTCAATTTAGGAAATTCCAACACGGGCTCAAGTCTTACTGTCTTATAGTTCATATTCTTGTTCGTGCTGGGCTTCTGATCCATGCCCGTGCGCTACTTGAGTCGGCTATAAGGAAGAACTCGGAAGCTGGGAATCCAAATTCTTTAGTTGTTGAGTTGCTTTTGATCACTCAGGAAGCTGTTCTTCCTGGTCCCCGAGTTTTTGATCTTTTAGTGCAGACCTACTCAAAGATGAGGATGGTTGAGCTCGCATTTGATGCTTGCCGATGCTTGGGAGATCATGGGTTCAATCCGAGTATCATTAGTTTCAACACTCTGTTGCATGTGGCACAGAAATCCGATCAAAATGCATTGGCCTGGATGGTGTTTGAGTATATGATTGAGAGGAGACTGTATCCAAATCAAACTACAGTCGAGACCATGATAAATGCGATGTGCAAAGAAGGAGCTTTGCGAAAGATGATGACTGTTCTAGATCGAATTCATGGGAAGAGATGTGCTCCAGGTGTCATTGTTAATGCTACGTTGGTTTTTCGGATGTTTGAGGAGGGTAGAGCTGAAGAAGGGATGTTGTTGTTGAAGAGAATGTTGCAGAACAACATGGTGTTTGATGATGTTGCGTATTCTTTGATCATATTTTCTTACTGCCAGATGGGTAAATTGGATTCAGCCTATGAGTCACGTAATGAAATGGTTGGTAGAGGATGTAACTTGAATGCCTTTGTTTATACGTCGTTTATCAGTGCTCATTGTAAGGAGGGATGCATCGAAGAGGCTGCTCGATTGATGCAAGAGATGCAGTCCATGGGCTTGAAGCCATATGAAGAGACCTATAGCTATCTTATAGTGGGGTGCACTAGAATagggagattggaggagagctTGAATTATTATGAGAGAATGCTCAAAGATGGGTTTTTGCCTGCTTGTGATGCTTGCAATGAGATGTTGGGCAAGCTCTGTGAAGCTGGAAATGTCGAGAAGGCCAATGAGATCTTGACTGTTCTGTTAGATAAAGGATTTATTCCTAATGAAGAGACGTATTTGAAACTCATTGATGGTTATGGGGAGAACAGAAATGCTCAAGATATTCTCAAAATTTATTACGAAATGGGGCATAGAGGAATTAATCCTGGTCTTGTAGTTTATGCTTCATTGGTTCGAAACCTTTGTCGATGTGGGATGTTGAAGGAAGCTGAAAAACTTTTAGTTGCTATGGGTACAAAATCACTGGATCCTGCTAGCTGTATATATGATGCACTGATAACAGGTTATTGTGAAAAGAGTAATACAAAGAGGGGCCTTTATTTTTACGATGAGATGATTGGGAAAAAGCTCCAACCTTGTCCCAGCAGCTTTATCCTGTTAGTGAAGAGAATGCTTGAAGATAGATCTGTTCGATGTAAAATCGAGGCTTCAGAAATTCTCAAGAGCTAA